A region of Paenibacillus thiaminolyticus DNA encodes the following proteins:
- a CDS encoding lasso peptide biosynthesis B2 protein: MDIPLFPEQPEQVSNGARWLARLAILLSAPLNWLSPSMVEKILSRLTRRYPSASKEQVQVIRDAVCTVSKRCRSQEGCLRRSLAVVVATWLIRRSVSWCTGYALEPFRAHAWVELNSTPVGEPDEVSLYSKVISVSNYVEEKNGK, from the coding sequence ATGGACATACCACTTTTTCCAGAGCAGCCAGAACAAGTATCAAATGGAGCAAGATGGCTTGCTAGACTAGCTATACTTCTATCAGCACCTCTGAATTGGCTCTCTCCAAGTATGGTAGAAAAGATATTATCTCGTTTAACGAGAAGATATCCATCGGCTTCAAAGGAACAAGTTCAGGTTATTCGTGATGCAGTATGTACAGTAAGTAAGAGATGTCGAAGTCAAGAGGGTTGTCTGAGACGTTCACTTGCAGTTGTAGTAGCAACGTGGTTAATACGAAGATCTGTTAGTTGGTGTACTGGATACGCCCTAGAACCTTTTAGGGCACATGCATGGGTTGAATTAAACAGTACTCCAGTTGGAGAGCCGGATGAAGTAAGTTTATATTCTAAAGTTATAAGTGTATCTAATTATGTTGAGGAAAAAAACGGAAAATAA
- a CDS encoding LytR/AlgR family response regulator transcription factor, with protein sequence MVIKVAICDDVPVIAKAIEDLMLEYDSSLFEIDIFYNPFRLIELLKGNTYDLFILDIEFPNLSGIEIAEIIRKNNYTCPIIFITSFREYMEEAFKVNTFDYILKPVTKDKLYPALNRAIKYLDLDDSKFMFTFNKVFYSLSFSEIIYFEKNKRKVLIHTPSDIYETILQTRALLSKVNDNFVQVHTSFIVNVRYVKQIGNNIIIANLSDKQTVEIPISRKFIDSARKQILMKLRDLI encoded by the coding sequence ATGGTAATAAAAGTTGCTATTTGTGATGATGTTCCTGTTATTGCAAAAGCTATCGAAGATTTAATGTTAGAATATGACTCCTCGTTATTTGAAATTGATATATTCTACAATCCATTTCGTTTAATTGAATTACTTAAAGGAAATACATATGATTTGTTTATTTTAGATATTGAGTTTCCTAATCTATCGGGAATAGAGATTGCCGAGATCATTAGAAAGAATAATTATACTTGTCCAATTATCTTTATTACAAGTTTCAGAGAATATATGGAAGAGGCTTTTAAGGTTAACACTTTTGATTACATTTTAAAACCAGTAACAAAAGACAAACTATATCCTGCCTTGAATCGCGCTATTAAATATTTAGATTTAGATGATTCAAAATTTATGTTTACATTTAACAAAGTTTTTTACAGTCTTTCTTTTAGTGAAATTATTTACTTTGAAAAAAATAAAAGGAAAGTACTTATTCACACACCCTCTGATATATATGAAACGATTCTTCAAACAAGAGCCCTTTTATCCAAAGTTAATGATAATTTTGTGCAGGTACACACCTCGTTTATTGTTAATGTTAGATATGTAAAACAAATTGGCAATAATATAATTATTGCCAATTTAAGTGATAAGCAAACTGTTGAAATACCAATAAGTCGTAAATTTATAGATAGTGCCAGAAAACAAATTTTGATGAAATTAAGAGACTTAATATAA
- a CDS encoding putative RiPP precursor has translation MTNVVYSKPTIEKVAIFKESTKGQRFGYYRDLFGGRSQSFWL, from the coding sequence ATGACAAACGTTGTTTACTCTAAACCAACAATTGAGAAAGTTGCTATTTTTAAAGAGTCTACTAAAGGGCAAAGGTTTGGTTACTACAGAGATCTTTTTGGTGGTAGATCTCAATCTTTTTGGTTGTAG
- a CDS encoding PqqD family protein — protein MKKIKRELKIIEQDNGAMIFDKRRGIYFQVNHVGRLLIQGLGEGKTRNELVAELEKTFGLESANAENDVNEFLSMLREVGLA, from the coding sequence ATGAAAAAGATAAAAAGAGAACTTAAAATAATTGAACAAGATAATGGGGCAATGATTTTTGACAAAAGAAGAGGAATTTATTTTCAAGTAAATCACGTTGGAAGACTTTTAATTCAAGGATTAGGTGAAGGAAAAACTAGGAATGAATTAGTGGCTGAATTAGAAAAGACTTTTGGTTTAGAGAGTGCTAATGCAGAGAATGATGTTAATGAATTTCTTTCCATGCTTAGAGAGGTGGGACTAGCATAA
- a CDS encoding recombinase zinc beta ribbon domain-containing protein: MQRSLMQVPNTYQELIRLYANLHEWNGNRVIGVDPLLEMLQDYREETTGTLAKAELYKERRKIESDKHIVIENAHPPIISEDDYKTVQELMQRKGKHKSNGKESLFSYIVKCPDCGSGMHFKPDRRNGAYVCGGYVKFTSSYCSSHIIEEQALLQTVKNDLGALIQDRVKIEDL; this comes from the coding sequence TTGCAAAGGTCATTAATGCAGGTACCCAACACGTATCAAGAATTAATTCGACTATATGCAAATTTGCACGAATGGAATGGTAATCGAGTAATTGGCGTTGATCCGTTACTAGAAATGTTACAAGACTATCGGGAAGAGACTACAGGAACACTAGCAAAAGCTGAACTTTACAAGGAAAGACGAAAGATTGAAAGTGATAAGCATATTGTCATTGAGAACGCCCACCCTCCTATCATCTCAGAGGATGACTATAAAACTGTACAGGAACTCATGCAAAGGAAAGGGAAGCATAAGAGCAACGGCAAAGAAAGCCTGTTTTCTTATATCGTGAAATGCCCCGATTGCGGAAGCGGTATGCACTTCAAGCCAGATAGACGTAATGGGGCGTATGTGTGTGGCGGTTATGTGAAGTTTACATCCTCCTACTGTTCCTCCCATATCATTGAGGAGCAAGCCCTGTTGCAGACCGTCAAGAATGACCTAGGAGCATTGATACAGGACAGGGTAAAGATAGAGGATCTTTAG
- a CDS encoding ABC transporter permease — translation MKTFSRTIRIEQIKIGSSRVWWVICALVIVIQPLMALIAAKSFVKIGLDATPETHPELAQALPPLDYLGFSSLTGNLPMVIFGGMIGASEYKNHQLRTTLLCQSSRIKVFWAKVLALLICSVFISLLTIYATISITHVGLGELGLHPFYLSTIAWQFIGFSALNWILLTILSFGIGMLFKNALVPLAFLVPQLYNLGGYLAQRWEWAEYLPVAAGNFLIARPTDPFEHDPLQGGIVLLVWVILTLIISYYAFTRNDVGGKY, via the coding sequence ATGAAGACTTTTTCTAGAACCATAAGAATTGAACAGATAAAGATTGGTTCAAGTAGAGTGTGGTGGGTAATTTGTGCTTTAGTTATCGTTATTCAACCATTAATGGCACTTATCGCAGCAAAAAGCTTTGTTAAGATTGGTTTAGACGCGACACCAGAAACTCACCCGGAATTAGCGCAAGCATTACCCCCATTGGATTATTTGGGTTTTTCCTCTCTGACTGGGAATTTACCAATGGTTATCTTTGGAGGAATGATAGGGGCAAGTGAATATAAAAATCATCAATTACGTACAACTTTACTATGTCAAAGTAGTCGAATTAAGGTGTTTTGGGCGAAAGTACTCGCACTTTTAATATGTAGTGTATTCATATCACTATTAACAATTTATGCTACGATTTCTATCACACATGTTGGCTTGGGTGAACTAGGCTTACATCCATTTTATTTAAGTACAATAGCATGGCAGTTTATTGGATTTTCAGCGCTAAATTGGATTTTACTAACCATACTTTCTTTCGGGATAGGGATGCTCTTCAAAAATGCCCTCGTCCCTTTAGCTTTTTTAGTTCCTCAGCTATACAATCTTGGAGGTTATTTAGCACAAAGGTGGGAATGGGCGGAGTATCTCCCTGTGGCAGCAGGTAATTTTCTCATTGCAAGACCAACAGACCCTTTTGAACATGATCCATTACAAGGTGGCATCGTACTTCTGGTATGGGTGATATTAACATTAATCATCTCATATTATGCTTTTACTCGTAATGATGTAGGAGGGAAATATTGA
- a CDS encoding IS3 family transposase, producing the protein MCSILSVSRSGFYKWLNAKESERSKRHQRITRRVHWYIEFFYNRKRIHSSLGYLSPDRFESQYYRSKTA; encoded by the coding sequence ATGTGCTCAATTCTTAGCGTATCACGGAGCGGATTTTACAAGTGGCTGAATGCGAAAGAATCGGAAAGATCTAAGCGACATCAAAGAATAACTCGTCGAGTCCATTGGTACATTGAATTCTTCTACAATCGAAAGAGAATCCATAGCTCGTTGGGGTATCTTTCACCCGATCGATTTGAGTCCCAATATTACAGAAGCAAAACTGCATAG
- a CDS encoding asparagine synthase-related protein, which yields MSKLAVIFQKILSKGIFVLVDNHEVIVGGALFDVSLSWKMLNDILIISDSASDIARYCDLNISKAAVALNLISSLPYYPFQDIPLWEGVNKIHPFCVLKYGKKQQFEEFKVWMPPELSNDVELTLHNIRERFFGLLRNHTKSYANISADLSGGVDSAAIAYVLKAYYADIKLYHAKTDSKWNSDSKWAAMIANDMNVSLNLLPSIGVSGRRFETDMPYSGLTLPDSPVFWADTEGYVEKIVNFNENYGDSVHFIGVGGDELFTPTPAYAWSVVRQNRMRSLSFGFQYCLLTRTSFLQGVSNLMNNTSFKEALKTEIDIGFGYAKSRRKESVLDWFGKITIPAWLAKDYHVPCYQIAMKTLNEISGGLDSDRSKHQALESLLFQRRLLSQLNVIYGSRLTWLAPFLDSKIIESALSIPMRYHLKSGMTKPMLYQATKGIVPREVFTRGFKGDYSTFLYKGYKESVKKNIHFVRDFKVVELGIVDPDILVSELSMPTALHNRIEAFERLSAVERWLHNAMSYPS from the coding sequence ATGTCAAAATTAGCGGTAATTTTTCAAAAGATTCTTTCTAAAGGGATCTTTGTTCTAGTTGATAATCACGAAGTTATTGTAGGAGGAGCATTATTTGATGTTTCTTTATCATGGAAAATGTTAAATGATATTTTAATTATTAGTGATTCGGCTAGTGATATTGCGCGATATTGTGATTTAAATATATCAAAAGCAGCAGTTGCATTGAACTTGATAAGTAGTCTACCATATTATCCTTTTCAAGACATACCTTTATGGGAAGGTGTGAATAAAATCCACCCATTTTGCGTTTTGAAATATGGGAAAAAACAACAATTTGAAGAATTCAAAGTTTGGATGCCGCCAGAACTAAGTAATGATGTAGAATTGACGCTGCACAATATAAGAGAGCGGTTTTTTGGATTACTAAGGAATCATACTAAGAGCTATGCTAATATATCTGCTGACCTCTCTGGAGGTGTTGATTCAGCCGCAATTGCATATGTTTTAAAAGCATATTATGCAGACATTAAGCTATATCATGCAAAAACAGATAGTAAATGGAACAGTGATTCGAAGTGGGCCGCTATGATTGCAAATGATATGAATGTATCGCTAAATTTATTGCCATCAATCGGTGTGTCTGGTCGTAGATTTGAAACAGACATGCCATACTCAGGATTAACTCTTCCGGATTCCCCAGTATTTTGGGCAGATACAGAGGGCTATGTTGAAAAAATAGTTAATTTCAATGAGAATTATGGAGATTCAGTTCATTTCATAGGTGTTGGTGGTGATGAATTGTTTACACCTACGCCAGCATATGCGTGGTCCGTTGTAAGGCAGAACAGAATGCGTAGTTTATCGTTTGGCTTCCAATATTGTTTACTTACGAGAACATCATTCCTACAAGGTGTATCTAATCTTATGAACAATACATCATTTAAAGAAGCACTAAAAACGGAAATAGATATTGGATTTGGCTATGCTAAATCACGGAGGAAAGAGTCTGTTTTGGATTGGTTCGGAAAAATTACGATTCCAGCATGGCTTGCAAAAGATTATCATGTTCCATGTTATCAGATTGCTATGAAAACTCTAAATGAAATTTCTGGAGGTCTTGATTCTGACCGTTCTAAACATCAAGCACTAGAGTCATTGCTTTTTCAAAGGCGTTTACTAAGCCAACTTAATGTTATTTATGGAAGTAGATTAACTTGGCTAGCTCCATTTTTAGATTCAAAGATTATTGAATCTGCATTATCTATACCAATGCGGTATCACTTAAAATCTGGGATGACGAAACCCATGTTGTATCAAGCTACAAAAGGAATTGTTCCCCGTGAAGTATTTACTCGAGGCTTTAAAGGAGATTATTCAACATTTTTATACAAAGGATATAAGGAATCTGTAAAAAAAAATATTCATTTCGTTAGAGATTTCAAAGTTGTTGAGCTAGGAATTGTTGACCCCGACATACTAGTCTCTGAATTATCTATGCCAACTGCTTTACATAATCGAATTGAAGCCTTTGAAAGACTATCTGCTGTTGAGCGATGGCTTCATAATGCAATGAGTTATCCGTCATAA
- the rlmD gene encoding 23S rRNA (uracil(1939)-C(5))-methyltransferase RlmD — MNERRTGTDRSHRGSNPKERAGWKKGPRPGASGARPRVTDASAEQVKSGDRIVVTIKRIGINGEGVGYYRKKAVFLDGALPGEVVRAKVSAVHDKHIVAAVTAYEKESPDRRQPPCPVYDRCGGCQLQHLAYESQLRAKEELVREAFRRYAGIEGQALPLKPMLGMDDPWHYRNKAQLQLGAGRDGRIVAGLYEAQSHQLVDITGCTIQHDCINQTVEEVKAILERLHIAPYDVKRRSGVVRTIIVRTGFQSDDLQLTLVTGTETLPKSDQLVSELLRKVPGLTTIAHNINTRKTSLVFGDKTRILWGKPTMEDSLGDLKFSLSPRAFFQLNPQQTLKLYEAVRVAAALSGRERVVDAYCGTGTIALWLAPYAAEVRGIEIIPEAVDNARQNADRSGRTNAAFYAGEAEALLPRWVKDGYRPDVIVVDPPRTGCDERLLRAILAAKPKRLVYVSCNPSTLAKDCKALLAGGYELASVQPVDMFPQTAHVEVTVRLERIDTAK; from the coding sequence ATGAACGAACGAAGAACCGGTACGGACCGGAGTCATAGAGGAAGCAATCCTAAGGAGCGGGCAGGTTGGAAAAAGGGACCCCGTCCCGGCGCGTCCGGAGCGCGGCCGCGGGTGACCGATGCCTCTGCGGAGCAGGTGAAGAGTGGTGATCGCATCGTCGTCACGATCAAGCGGATCGGCATTAACGGAGAAGGCGTCGGCTATTATCGGAAAAAAGCCGTCTTCCTCGACGGCGCTCTTCCGGGCGAGGTCGTGCGGGCGAAGGTAAGCGCCGTGCACGATAAGCATATCGTCGCCGCTGTGACGGCGTACGAGAAGGAATCGCCGGACCGGCGCCAGCCGCCTTGTCCGGTGTATGATCGCTGCGGCGGCTGCCAGCTGCAGCATCTCGCTTACGAGAGCCAGCTCCGGGCGAAGGAGGAGCTAGTGCGGGAGGCGTTCCGCCGCTATGCCGGCATCGAAGGGCAGGCACTGCCGCTCAAGCCGATGCTAGGCATGGACGATCCGTGGCATTACCGGAACAAAGCCCAACTGCAGCTCGGCGCCGGACGGGACGGCCGCATCGTCGCCGGACTATATGAGGCCCAGTCCCATCAGCTCGTCGATATTACGGGCTGCACGATCCAGCATGACTGCATCAATCAGACGGTCGAGGAGGTCAAGGCGATTCTGGAGCGGCTGCACATTGCGCCGTATGACGTGAAGCGCCGCAGCGGCGTCGTCCGCACGATCATCGTGCGGACGGGCTTCCAGTCCGACGACCTGCAATTGACGCTCGTCACGGGCACAGAGACGCTGCCGAAGAGCGACCAGCTCGTCAGCGAGCTGCTGCGCAAGGTCCCCGGTCTGACCACAATCGCGCACAATATCAACACACGCAAGACATCGCTCGTGTTCGGCGACAAGACGCGCATTCTCTGGGGCAAGCCGACGATGGAGGACTCGCTCGGCGACTTGAAATTCTCGCTGTCGCCGCGCGCCTTCTTCCAGCTCAACCCGCAGCAGACGCTGAAGCTGTACGAGGCGGTGCGCGTGGCCGCGGCCTTGAGCGGGCGGGAACGGGTCGTCGACGCCTACTGCGGGACGGGCACGATCGCCCTCTGGCTGGCCCCGTATGCAGCCGAGGTGCGCGGGATCGAGATTATCCCGGAGGCCGTCGACAACGCCCGCCAGAACGCCGATCGCAGCGGCCGCACGAACGCCGCCTTCTATGCCGGAGAAGCCGAAGCGCTGCTTCCCCGCTGGGTGAAGGACGGCTACCGCCCCGACGTCATCGTCGTCGACCCGCCGCGCACCGGCTGCGACGAGCGTCTGCTGCGGGCCATCCTCGCCGCCAAGCCGAAGCGGCTCGTCTACGTTTCCTGCAATCCGTCCACCTTGGCGAAGGATTGCAAAGCACTGCTGGCCGGCGGCTACGAACTGGCCTCCGTCCAGCCGGTGGACATGTTCCCGCAGACGGCGCATGTGGAGGTGACAGTGAGACTTGAAAGAATAGATACAGCCAAGTAA
- a CDS encoding ABC transporter transmembrane domain-containing protein: protein MLRKKTENNNPKPKELEQDERYEPIPRASLRQLFALTKGHNLEFILVVILGILSAILTLIQPNLVADLVKQSSSGFTVNITLVLLILVLSVSMILTTIQYYLLQKIGEGVVFEARSNLISHLIQKASFRVQQELGKLSGLVERDLQAIRTIRSTNATSIEENKAKLQAEHLRKLGIRLAKIQSFMTPISNLSLQVCGLIVLGFGGYRVSMGYMTIADLIAFALLLFIMIGPVGQIFGAFSGIGESLGAFARIKELLDLALETDYDTNSTVTFSPNSSAQKGMVLF, encoded by the coding sequence ATGTTGAGGAAAAAAACGGAAAATAATAATCCCAAACCTAAAGAACTTGAACAAGATGAGCGATATGAACCGATTCCAAGAGCTAGTTTACGACAATTGTTCGCTTTAACTAAGGGACATAATTTAGAATTCATCTTGGTAGTAATACTTGGTATTTTAAGTGCGATTTTAACACTTATTCAACCAAACTTAGTGGCAGATTTAGTAAAGCAATCAAGCTCAGGATTTACAGTCAATATTACTTTAGTGCTTCTTATTTTGGTTTTATCAGTTTCTATGATTTTAACTACTATACAATATTATTTGTTACAGAAAATAGGCGAAGGTGTTGTTTTTGAAGCACGAAGCAATCTGATTAGCCATTTGATACAAAAGGCAAGTTTTAGGGTCCAACAAGAACTCGGAAAACTTAGTGGACTTGTTGAACGTGATTTACAGGCGATTAGAACTATTCGTTCTACAAATGCTACTTCAATAGAGGAGAATAAAGCTAAGCTACAGGCAGAGCATTTACGAAAGTTAGGAATACGTTTAGCAAAAATACAGTCATTTATGACGCCAATTTCAAATTTGAGTTTACAAGTATGTGGTCTGATTGTCCTTGGTTTTGGCGGGTATCGTGTTTCTATGGGATATATGACGATTGCAGATTTAATTGCTTTTGCTTTACTACTATTTATAATGATTGGACCAGTGGGGCAAATTTTTGGTGCTTTTTCTGGAATAGGCGAATCACTTGGAGCTTTTGCAAGAATTAAAGAATTATTAGATCTTGCTTTAGAAACTGATTATGATACAAATTCTACAGTAACATTTTCACCCAATTCTTCTGCACAAAAAGGGATGGTACTTTTTTAA
- a CDS encoding ABC transporter ATP-binding protein has product MILKEVTLSAEYGKRTAIVGPSGAGKSTILQLIERFYDPISGQIYVDGKDYRSYSREELRKLITYVEQNAPVVAGTLRDNLLLGNSNVSDQECYDVLKEVNLSYLIERSPDKLDMKIGESGTTLSGGERQRLAMARSLLSKAKIVLLDELTSNLDSLNEIGLKKAVDKMRESKTVIVVAHRLSTIVDSDIIYVLEHGRIVGSGNHNELLDKVPLYRKLAKEQFLVRAI; this is encoded by the coding sequence ATGATACTTAAAGAAGTTACTTTAAGTGCAGAATATGGGAAGCGCACAGCTATTGTCGGGCCTTCTGGTGCAGGAAAAAGTACTATTTTACAATTAATAGAAAGATTTTATGATCCTATCAGCGGGCAAATTTATGTAGACGGAAAGGATTATCGAAGCTATTCTCGTGAAGAACTTCGTAAACTTATTACTTATGTTGAACAAAATGCCCCTGTTGTAGCAGGGACTTTACGAGATAATCTCCTTTTAGGAAATTCTAATGTATCTGATCAAGAATGTTACGATGTTTTAAAAGAGGTAAACCTTAGCTATTTGATAGAACGTTCTCCTGACAAACTCGACATGAAAATTGGAGAATCGGGTACTACTTTATCTGGTGGAGAACGCCAGCGTTTAGCTATGGCTCGTTCTCTTTTATCAAAGGCAAAGATTGTTCTTCTTGATGAATTGACATCCAATTTAGATAGTTTAAATGAAATTGGATTGAAAAAAGCTGTTGACAAGATGAGAGAGTCTAAAACTGTCATTGTTGTAGCACATCGTCTCTCGACAATAGTTGATTCAGATATAATCTATGTTCTTGAACATGGAAGAATTGTTGGTTCAGGTAATCACAATGAGTTACTGGATAAAGTACCATTATATAGAAAATTAGCTAAAGAACAATTTCTTGTCAGGGCCATTTAA
- a CDS encoding ABC transporter permease, which yields MHAALRSEKTKFFSYGWCVLGAVGAIIIPLLYLLTSDTPKTGREQEVLSLCLQALYLGQHGVIVASAGYFGQEYSHSALRTTLLTQPSRLKLLCAKFVNMSIIILVTGIVSSVIGLIVLMFQHDIEWTGSFMIRLLGSISLGILSWIQLAWITSALSIMTKSFIAPVAIMLPLVLGLSHMLFSFSQLAKFLPTLATMNLFSLPAVNVYLDKWPGLAVQFSWVVLLLTISAWLFSYRSVR from the coding sequence ATGCATGCTGCGCTCCGTAGTGAGAAAACTAAATTTTTTTCTTATGGTTGGTGTGTTCTAGGTGCAGTTGGAGCTATTATCATTCCCTTACTCTACTTATTAACATCAGATACACCAAAGACAGGGAGAGAGCAGGAAGTTCTTTCTCTTTGCTTGCAAGCTCTCTATTTAGGCCAACATGGAGTTATTGTTGCCAGTGCAGGTTATTTTGGTCAAGAATATTCGCACTCTGCTCTAAGAACAACACTTCTCACACAACCATCTAGATTAAAACTTTTATGTGCGAAATTTGTTAACATGTCCATAATTATATTAGTTACGGGAATAGTATCAAGTGTAATTGGTTTAATCGTTCTTATGTTTCAACATGATATCGAATGGACTGGTTCTTTCATGATCCGGTTACTTGGAAGTATTTCTCTTGGGATACTTAGTTGGATTCAATTAGCTTGGATTACCTCTGCCTTATCTATTATGACAAAATCGTTTATAGCACCTGTCGCTATCATGCTCCCGCTTGTTTTGGGACTTAGCCACATGTTGTTTTCATTTTCTCAGTTAGCTAAGTTTTTACCTACTCTGGCTACAATGAATCTTTTTTCTCTACCTGCGGTAAATGTCTATTTAGATAAATGGCCCGGACTAGCGGTTCAATTTTCTTGGGTAGTATTATTATTAACTATTTCTGCTTGGTTGTTTTCATATCGTAGTGTTCGTTAA
- a CDS encoding ABC transporter ATP-binding protein, giving the protein MTNTTNNIVISQLCKRHGEKNILKDVSFEAKQGRITAFLGPNGAGKSSTLRILLGLDRSTGTATFGGSNYVTFDTPLKVVGAAFDGIGGAPSRRVKTHLKIIAQSNNISFRRVSEVLEIVGLSEKSKARLGTLSLGEGQRLGLAAALLGDPQYLVLDEPTNGLDPTGIRWFRKFIRQQSDMGKTILLSSHLLSEVEAVADDVVIINHGKIIAAGELRHVMKNLESLEDVFFSLTEGGA; this is encoded by the coding sequence TTGACGAATACTACAAACAATATTGTTATATCACAATTATGTAAGCGACATGGAGAAAAAAATATATTAAAAGATGTGTCATTTGAAGCAAAACAAGGGAGAATCACAGCTTTTCTTGGACCAAATGGTGCAGGAAAAAGCTCAACACTTCGTATTTTGTTAGGACTTGATCGTTCAACAGGAACGGCAACTTTTGGCGGAAGTAACTATGTAACATTTGATACTCCATTGAAAGTGGTAGGAGCAGCATTTGATGGTATAGGAGGTGCTCCTTCTAGAAGGGTAAAAACCCATCTGAAGATCATAGCACAAAGCAACAACATCTCTTTCCGGCGTGTGTCCGAGGTATTGGAAATAGTCGGTTTATCAGAAAAAAGCAAAGCGAGGCTGGGAACTTTATCATTGGGTGAAGGACAACGTCTTGGACTTGCAGCGGCTCTTTTGGGAGACCCTCAATATCTTGTTCTTGATGAACCAACTAATGGACTTGATCCAACAGGAATTCGCTGGTTTAGAAAATTTATTCGTCAGCAATCAGACATGGGAAAGACTATTTTGTTGTCATCACATCTTCTTTCTGAAGTGGAAGCTGTGGCGGACGATGTAGTTATTATTAATCATGGAAAAATAATAGCAGCTGGTGAACTTCGGCATGTTATGAAGAACCTAGAATCATTGGAGGATGTGTTCTTTTCTCTTACAGAAGGTGGAGCATAA
- a CDS encoding transposase, translating to MVSLARTIKQHEEGSLRWFHSKMTNGLLEGINGLVQAAKRRARGHRNVENLIAMVYT from the coding sequence ATGGTAAGTTTGGCTAGAACGATTAAGCAGCATGAAGAAGGGAGCCTTCGATGGTTCCATAGTAAGATGACGAACGGCTTGTTGGAAGGCATTAATGGTCTGGTTCAAGCAGCTAAACGTCGGGCCAGAGGCCACAGGAACGTAGAGAACTTGATCGCGATGGTGTATACTTGA